One Salvia splendens isolate huo1 chromosome 1, SspV2, whole genome shotgun sequence genomic window, ATAGATGTTAATGTAGCTTATATGATTTGCAGCAACTGGAAAAAAACCATTGCATCTCTTTAGAAAAAAGCTTTATATATATACCTGGATACTGAATGTGAATGGTATCCAGACTATATCGCCAAACACCAGCATGAACCCCAATCTTTCAGCAATTATGTCCCATCTGAGAAGATGCCAACAATTGAGGTTAGATCTCAACAATTTATCATATGTGAATGAAATTGCTAATAACTAACTAGAGAACAGGGGATTATAGATTATATAGAGATGGAAGAACTTCAGTTGTAACTTGTAAACTGTAATTAGACTATTAGAGGATACAAGCTTAGTAGTAAAGAAATCACAGCCAATGATGATATCTCTAATAATTACTaaatacattaataataaatattaaatacattaattataaaACAAGTTAGCAACCAAATCAGTTGGAATCACAAACACTAGCTAGAACAAAATCATCTACTTACGTGGAGGTCATGTACTCTTCATGAATAAAGTAATCCATGATGTATATCTGCATTAGAACAATACAATGATAGGGATGTAAGCCACACAAGATAAGTAGAAAATTCTGAAAAAAGAAGGAAACTAGAGGAAGAAATCTTCAAAAGGAAAATGAACTTAACAGCATCACTTACAACGCAAAATAGCTGGTATAAAATCATTGATTGGCTTAAATTGCTTTCTTGAATGCTTTTTACAAGAACAGAGAGATTTATAAGAAGCCATCCTAGCATACCAGCTCTTACAAAGTAGAATCTGTGGAAGAGATTGTGATATTAGGATGAATTGTTATTCATAACACTACAACAGTTCATGGATTTTAGCCAGGTCAGAATTTTTTATAGTTTATAAAGTGAGCATAACCAGGTCAATAAATAAGTTTCAGTTTACAGAATAAGTTTACAACTAGGCCTTTTAAATATTGCAAGAAGATATAATATACAAACATTATTTTCTGAGCGAGTTTTAGGACTCGTAATTTCAAGGATCTAAGTTTCTCGGTTAGAAATGTACTTGAGGTCGAGTCCCATGAATTGAGGATTCAGTTGTATCCCAAACCACCTGTCAGATGACGTTCTGCAGATTAGAACTTGAAGTGCAAATTGAAGATTGATCACTTTCCAAAAGCTCTTTTTTtatggggggggggggtccTTAAACAAGCACGGAAATAATGTGTAGATAGTTCATGTACAGTCATTTTTTACTCTGTTTGCATAATTTCACATCAATACTGTTCATGGTTCACTACCAATATATTAGACAGGTCAATTGGAATAGATACACGATGTTTTATAATTTAACCAACCATTCTCTACCATATTCAGTATTCACTTTTATAGGCAATAGGGAAATACATATACATTCTTTCGCATTCACAAAGGATCCAACAAGCACATATAGCATAGGAGAAAATATCTTTCAAGATATCTGTAGTAAAATGCGACAATTGTACCAATCCTCGATTAGGTTTCCTGTAGTGTGAGGTCTTAAAGAAGAACTTTGATCATGGGATTTGCAGCCAACAATGTAGAGAACATTTGTTACCTGGTATAGACATATGATATAGAATATTTCAGAAATTTGAATAGCTAAAACTAGGTGATGACAATGAGTTTTTGTTGATGGTTGTAAAAGGATGCAAGGTAACCCTTGATGACAAATCTACAAAAGTTGGCATTACTGCATAGTTGCATGCAAAGGAATATGTGATGCATAGTTGCAATCAATCATTGAATGTGGTTATATGGAGCCAGAAGTTGAAAATTTCTCTACGGAAATAGTACTTACACTTGAACGCAAGCAAATTAAAACATACTTTACATTTAACAAAATGGTACAACCTTGCAAATATAATAATTCAGACCCTTTCACATGAAGAAAGCAAAACGAGCAGCCAATTTTAAACATACCAGTGCACTGAATACTAGTGTTGCGGATAGAAGCTCGAGACCTCTATCAGCAATAGCCTACATGAAAAGGATGCACTTCAATACAAATCATTCCAAAATCAATCACATATTTGAAGTGAACAATTACGAAGCATAATAACCAGGTTCAAAATTCGGCATAATCTCAGCAGAAAAATACTAACATTAGGCATTTAATTATGAGCATCGAGTAAAAAGTAGGAATTAAATAAGTTCTCACAGTAGGTGATAAGAGATCCATCCAGCCACCAATTCCGAGCAGAATAACCAATAGAAATAGCAATAATAAACCTGGAACAACAATAAAGGAAAGGCTAAATAAATGAAAACGAGATCTTAATCAGGGTGAAGAAGTCGTATTTCTGACCGTTACAACGGTAATACAGGCGAGTTCCGTCTGATAAAGTGGCTCCAGGTACAACTTTCCCGGGTAAAATGGATCCAAAAATCGCGAGATAAGTGAAATATCCGAGCAGCATAGCGACCTGTCGATAAAATCATCCGTCAGAATCAGATAGAGAGGGTGAGAAAGAAATTTGGGAGTAGGGAGGGAAAGCGGAGTAACCGAAGTCCATGAAGGAGTGAAGGAGTGAAGGAGCAGAGTGAGATCCATTCCCAACTTCAGATTTTCAATCAGTATCTCCACCGCTGTTAGGTAAACCCGATTGAGTTTAAAACTACAAAACTTATTAGCAATAAAACCAGCCGATTCAGTTTTTctaaccaatcaaaaccgattggCTTTGAAAAGCGGCCGAGTTGCTTAGAAGACTCATATAGTATCATTTAAAAAGGTAATCTATCTATACATCTATAAAGGGGGGTTttagaaatatttaaaaaaaacattataatttatttagaacttttaataaatttatagaGCTTTAACAGGCGGCAGTTGTATAGATGTGAAGGTTATGATTATGCTTGCACACGGTTCAGGAACCGTCGGtttcggttcatgaaccggcggttcacggttcacgttTCCTATGAACAGGAACCGGGCCGCtaagggtcccggcggttctggttcaaaaaaccgccggtttaagGGGGCGGTTCAAAATcgccggtttcggttccggttcggcggttcgtctaatttttttttcattttttttatttgtttatgtatgaaatgtgcgtaaataaaattcaaaaaatcacgatgaaagttgcaattttattgagattacacgttacaacaattacaaatcacaaaaatcttgaggtcttgaagtcataaacaaaaatttaaatacaaacgaGACTATTAGTCAACAACtaaactaattacaaattacaaaaaagacttagaagttcttataaaaaaacttataagtatgtatactcttaatcggcgaaggagatctttctacgtaactaaattgaggacacctttagcaattcaactttaaatgttgagtttagtctaacaatcaacaattatagtagaattgtcaaaagtttcccggatttagccttatagagaaatctacttcatcgactagagtatatacaaatacaattatttaattgtatttgcatatttttaaagtaggaaccaatagaaaaaaaagaaataaaggaaaaaagacttgagctcaacttaaatttaaaatttaagttgaggtgcatacgtatccccaatgcttatttgcattagggaatcaaatcccacgtagttctcttaacTTACTCAcatatttggcttggccggtgGCAGTTGacagttggcctacgattcatccccggtgaattcatcttgtgatccctcatgacgatcatcccaatcattttcttgttctctaacGTCAGCTTTGGcacaatcatcaagtaacaccacgacttccatatttttcgcggagagcttacttcttgattcatccaacacacgcgagccaacactaaaagctgACTCGACgtcgacagtggaagccggaactgaaaaaatctccttggccattgatgcaagtatgggaaaatctttctcgtgggttccccaccaatcgaggaggtcgatttgggcgggaggagtaggaccttcatcaccaaaggaaaagagtgaatcgaaatataaatataattcacttaccatacctgaggaccttccgccggtgttgtagctgtataggtcggctaattgggattgcgcgtcgtggtcatcataatcggcttgaaatgcgaagccgtagttatgttgtggatgagggggggtcttctgacttggtgggtattgttatacttggtttcatattcggtgtagagagcacgcaaattaaactcgaaggtttgttggataattgaccggtccgggaggtttatttgaaatgtttcggagaggtctactccaaatTCATCATTGGTAtccgattggattgcttgaagtggaccaagatcaatagaactcaaattgttataataaaaatctaaaatcttggaggtaccggctaatttccattttggatccaagacctttgcaatcaaaaacaccgttggaatctcactgaaatacttatgtcatttttcaatcatataatataaaacacacatcaatttaGGTggagaggaagcatttttcattgcagttttaaaaccaagtgatatatacatgcaatgctctaaaacacgaacaacagtgcaataataaacacctgacaattcaacagtagcatttttgaaatatttaaacaatttaaataaagccacacTATGTTCCCagcaactatgcgaaagatataaatcatgaacgagataggttctaaaaaaatcacattaagAATCTTTATGcatcaaagtagaattcagacaatcatatgtcgaattccatctatgagacacatccatagtaaaattcgtatatcttacattATTTTGATGGtaatatttcttccaagctttgccaatagctggcttttggtggattaatctaactgcatttctaataggactaacatgcttttgccataattcaaacGCATCTTGTAcccataaatttaaaatatgacatatgcatctttgatgaaaatacttaccttcaataaccggagcacaagccgcaatcaaatcactaacacttgcggtgttggcagttgcattatcaaaaccaatagaaaatatcttattgcataattgaaactcattcaaatttgaataattaaagaagcaattttaggtgcagtgtgtggtgtctcaaattctctaaaaccaattaaacgcttgttcaaagtccaactattgtccacaaagtgaactgtaatgcccatgtataaatgtcggttaaaacaatcagtccatacatatgagcaaatgttcactttgtggcccaagttaactaaataacgtgataattcaacttttttctctaaacattgtctaacggtagatcgttgaacggtcattcgacctattcTTTTTATAGCTACATTTAAACCaatttgcatagtaacctcaaattttttgtcatcataaacattaaaaggaaaatgcttcattgcagcccatctagtcataacgtcagaaattttttttatcatatttaaaaagaggcgtacctgacgaacctgagccaccgggttggaagtttagttgggtttgggtagaggtagtgccacattctaccggatgctttgtcaccaaatgacgacgaagggtgccatatccccccACCACTtgcaaatttgtagactttatcacaatagttacaatacgcatgaaacgccgatgtctcttcttgagagtgcggatcatgaggacttggaaccaccaccgggaccttcttgtagtgtttaacaaaaatatcagatttcaaagcttttgtagtgttagtgggtggagggggaggagaCATCTCCTCATTTCAGCCGATGCTAGACgtaatacgagaatgagatctatcattattgttgtccgagtccgatgatatagacacgtcgtactcgtcattttgttgggaaccaccgcccccgcccccgcccccaccttgatgcatttcagcgagtagcatggccatccaatgatcttcttctatctataaatataatataagttgaagtttaattaggaacacaaatttttttttaaaaactcaatcttatgaaattatgaattgtaaaaataattttatttttttgaacttACTTGCAGGtgttcagccgccactcgggaaacctcttccataacttctcgacgactaggtcgccttgattttgagggacgactactttgatcttgggcaattcctttgccccgatcaccacgtcccagtccaccacgagaagaagacatagtgataaataaaagtagtatggatggaatatgtATGGACTATGGAGTatggaataaatggtaaattacaaacacaacaacaaatatagtagtaagtagtaactagtaaataacttgagcaattagagagaatgaggagagaatagagaaaggaagattgagaaggaaatccttgttaacacaagaatgaggtgagtaaaaatgaggggggaagtggggtatttataggagtaaaattggaagaaataaaaaaaatcaaatttcaaattcggtcggtttaccgcctgaaccggcggttcggaccAAAACCGACGGTTCAGCCCACggtttctgacggaaaccggcggtttctgaccggttttcaggcctatacactgcACCCTACGctctgccacctgaaaaagcaCCGGAACCGTCGAAAACCGGcagtttctgacgaaaaccccCAATTTTCTGCAACCCTCGCCTGCAACCTTACGCCCCTAACCGAAATCTACCCGTTGGgaccgttgaaccgccggttcacggttcatgattttcgcgaacctgaaccggcctgcttgaaccgcgaaaccgctggccagttcaaaccgccggttccggttcaggttcatgaaccggcggttcggaaccaccggttaaccgccgggccgattcggattgtgcatgcctagttatgatcatttttatttaagCTGGCGTTACTATTTTATATTTCTAGATCTTTAAATTTCATCATTTGAAAGGTCAACATAATTATAAGAGATTTATTATTAatctaatttataattaatatttggaTCACTAAAAGTCATTTGAGAAGAATACCTAAAGCTACAAGATATGTATAAATTCCGATGTAATAGTGTTCCTGTGTCAGAGATCTCGATTAGACGAGCAATACACATTCTGCGATAATCTCTTTTCTGAATTTTGATTGAGATTTCAATAATCCCATGGCCTTGAAGTCACTTCATAAGTGTTGCAGATGATAGTCCCCAAATGAAAGAGGAAACTGAGGTGCAAAGTGATCTTATTCATGCACAGATGCATTCACCAGGTTAAGGTACTTTATACATATTGCATTAtagatgaaaaaaattaatgctaATTACCTTTGTTTTTCAATGATTTGAAAGATCCGAAGAAAAATCTATCATTCTTGGATGGGGATCTACGGTGGGGCTCTTACTACTTTTCGTATGCGATGAAACATGAGCAATGAGCAAGAATATTATTTAGTGTTGAGGTTTGCAGGTGGATATCGACGGCAAACAAAGTATACAAAGCAGTCTTTGTTTATTTGGAGTGCTACAAAAGCTTTGTTATTGAAGACGATGGAGGAAGAGAGAAATGAGAGGTAGTACTTAGAAAGCAGCGACACAAATTGATCAATTTTTTAAGAGAAAATTCGGAATAAGGGGTTAAATTCGTtgacctttcgtaattagggattcaattcgctgacctttcgtaatttggGATCGAGACATGCTTATTCTTCAAAATAAGGGATTTGTGAtcttttatcttatttatgttctttttaaatattatttcccTCTAACCACTTATCAATTGCCTAAATTACCCCTTCAAAATTTTACCTAAATTCTACTTCATAAAAAATTCAGCGACCTAAATTCTACTTCACAATAAATTCAACGTCGTTTCTGTCCCAAATCACCCGCCTTTTTTATTCCAAACCTGCCTCCACTCTGCACTGCCTTCATCGCCTCTTTTCCTCACTCCAGACCAGTTTCCATCCTCTTTCACGGGTGCCTCCACTGttcgccgcctccgcctctacCTTTCTCTTCCGGCTCTTTAACACAAAATAGTTGTGATTCTGTAAGGAATTcaaactacacatatacatatTTCTGTTTCTGTATATGTACATGGTTTTTGTATTGTCTGCCATATATACACGTCTCAAAAGTAGAGATATTGATAGTATATTAGTGTGTTGATATTAATTTGCTTAAGTAATTGGAAAATTTGACATgcaattgtttgaaattttatgCAGCagaatacatatatatgtacaCATTTGTTTGTGGCAGAATACATACACAtacaatacatatatatatatagggtagtgatcaagatataactatttttaagggtataactagagaacaaatctcagccacacatcttaatggaacaaatattattaattttaataaaataaaatatgctgagggtatttttggaaattactttctgaattaaaacatgcgatCAAATTACGCGAAAtcttccaaatctgcga contains:
- the LOC121747986 gene encoding delta(14)-sterol reductase-like isoform X3 translates to MDLTLLLHSFTPSWTSVAMLLGYFTYLAIFGSILPGKVVPGATLSDGTRLYYRCNGLLLLFLLVILLGIGGWMDLLSPTAIADRGLELLSATLVFSALVTNVLYIVGCKSHDQSSSLRPHTTGNLIEDWWFGIQLNPQFMGLDLKFYFVRAGMLGWLLINLSVLVKSIQESNLSQSMILYQLFCVIYIMDYFIHEEYMTSTWDIIAERLGFMLVFGDIVWIPFTFSIQGWWLLRNKVELTIAAIIANCLVFFMGYLVFRGANKQKHVFKKNPKALIWGRPPKVIGGKLLASGYWPFSGASQGTVTISGTCW
- the LOC121747986 gene encoding delta(14)-sterol reductase-like isoform X2, which gives rise to MDLTLLLHSFTPSWTSVAMLLGYFTYLAIFGSILPGKVVPGATLSDGTRLYYRCNGLLLLFLLVILLGIGGWMDLLSPTVTNVLYIVGCKSHDQSSSLRPHTTGNLIEDWWFGIQLNPQFMGLDLKFYFVRAGMLGWLLINLSVLVKSIQESNLSQSMILYQLFCVIYIMDYFIHEEYMTSTWDIIAERLGFMLVFGDIVWIPFTFSIQGWWLLRNKVELTIAAIIANCLVFFMGYLVFRGANKQKHVFKKNPKALIWGRPPKVIGGKLLASGYWGIARHSNYLGDLLVALSFSLPCGISSPVPYFYPTYLFILLIWRERRDETRCSDKYKDIWAEYKKTVPWRIFPYVY
- the LOC121747986 gene encoding delta(14)-sterol reductase-like isoform X1; translated protein: MDLTLLLHSFTPSWTSVAMLLGYFTYLAIFGSILPGKVVPGATLSDGTRLYYRCNGLLLLFLLVILLGIGGWMDLLSPTAIADRGLELLSATLVFSALVTNVLYIVGCKSHDQSSSLRPHTTGNLIEDWWFGIQLNPQFMGLDLKFYFVRAGMLGWLLINLSVLVKSIQESNLSQSMILYQLFCVIYIMDYFIHEEYMTSTWDIIAERLGFMLVFGDIVWIPFTFSIQGWWLLRNKVELTIAAIIANCLVFFMGYLVFRGANKQKHVFKKNPKALIWGRPPKVIGGKLLASGYWGIARHSNYLGDLLVALSFSLPCGISSPVPYFYPTYLFILLIWRERRDETRCSDKYKDIWAEYKKTVPWRIFPYVY